In the Drosophila takahashii strain IR98-3 E-12201 chromosome 3R, DtakHiC1v2, whole genome shotgun sequence genome, one interval contains:
- the LOC108066138 gene encoding angiopoietin-related protein 7-like, with product MKPGILLIFLTISVLDRLSPGDGANLPQENLETKCKGYCFTILKPFLDNAVLPKSADDANNELSGQVTGGNSKDLQNQLAIAELQIKSKETISTLQGQLANAECQVKLKDLIIVKDKEIHEKTEQIKCKEDLIKLKDKEIDVQNEQIKYYNEKVNNMTEIIRNLQTQLANAEAQIKINDKEINDKCEHLKNNEDQIKEQINQIKNKAEEVITKSNAVKDLSAQISTKDNQINGLNNRIKSVSEELLKYNGTDECPKSGPSGIYVLKVPGNVLMEVPCNSTGWIVVLRRQDGSVDFERSWKEYKEGFGNLTGEFFIGLEKLHQLTKRQPHEVYIKIVDVHGEVRHAQYDNFKVSYEENHYHLDSVGTYSGTAGDSLSYSSGRYFTTIDRDNDGNGSNCAKSYSGGGWWYNSCSYSYLTGKFYKDGTSPSQTGINWYHYRNDYTTSFTYVEMMIKPKLL from the exons ATGAAACCCgggattttattaatttttctaacGATTTCGGTATTGGATCGGCTATCTCCTGGAGACGGTGCCAATTTGCCGCAGGAAAATTTAGAAACGAAGTGTAAAGGATATTGCTTTACCATCCTAAAGCCATTTCTCGATAATGCTGTTTTACCCAAATCAGCAGATGATGCCAACAATGAATTAAGTGGTCAAGTGACTGGAGGTAATAGTAAGGACCTGCAGAATCAGTTGGCGATTGCTGAACTTCAAATTAAATCCAAGGAAACTATTAGCACTTTGCAAGGCCAGTTGGCGAATGCCGAGTGCCAAGTAAAGCTCAAAGACCTGATAATTGTGAAAGATAAGGAAATACATGAAAAAACTgaacaaataaaatgcaaagaaGACCTTATAAAGTTAAAGGACAAGGAAATAGACGTTCAAAatgaacaaataaaatattataatgaaaAAGTAAACAATATGACGGAAATTATAAGAAACTTACAGACTCAGTTAGCAAATGCTGAGgctcaaattaaaatcaacgATAAGGAAATCAATGACAAATGTGAACACCTTAAAAACAACGAAGATCAAATTAAGGAGCAAATTAATCAGATCAAGAACAAAGCCGAAGAAGTTATTACTAAAAGTAATGCAGTTAAGGACTTGAGTGCACAGATTTCGACCAAGGATAACCAGATCAATGGACTCAATAATCGGATTAAATCGGTATCTGAGGAACTTTTGAAGTATAATGGAACGGATGAGTGTCCCAAGAGCGGTCCAAGCGGCATTTACGTATTAAAAGTCCCCGGAAATGTTTTAATGGAAGTTCCCTGCAACTCCACTGGTTGGATTGTTGTTCTAAGGCGGCAGGACGGATCGGTAGACTTTGAACGCAGCTGGAAGGAATATAAGGAAGGCTTTGGCAACTTAACAGGAGAGTTTTTTATTGGTCTGGAAAAACTACACCAATTGACTAAGCGACAGCCCCACGAAGTCTACATCAAGATTGTGGATGTACATGGAGAGGTTCGGCACGCTCAGTACGACAACTTCAAGGTTAGCTACGAGGAAAATCATTATCATCTGGACTCGGTTGGAACATACTCTGGTACAGCAGGAGATTCCCTAAGCTACAGTTCGGGCAGATACTTTACCACAATTGATCGAGATAATGACGGCAATGGGAGTAACTGTGCTAAATCTTACTCTGGCGGAGGCTGGTGGTATAACAGTTGTAGTTACAG ttatCTCACTGGAAAGTTCTATAAGGATGGAACTTCACCAAGTCAAACTGGAATAAATTGGTACCACTATCGCAACGACTACACGACCTCATTTACTTATGTTGAAATGATGATTAAGCCCAAActattataa
- the LOC138913625 gene encoding cystathionine beta-synthase-like, whose product MSLKAMRLQHARKLKKDQRCVVILPVGIRNYMNKLASEKWIEALGFKKPVIEDGHWWWSLSIDQPQLATPPVILKSNATSH is encoded by the coding sequence ATGAGCCTAAAAGCGATGCGCCTCCAGCATGCCCGCAAACTGAAGAAGGACCAGCGGTGTGTGGTCATCCTGCCCGTCGGCATACGCAACTACATGAACAAGCTCGCCTCGGAAAAGTGGATAGAGGCGCTTGGCTTCAAGAAGCCGGTCATCGAGGACGGTCACTGGTGGTGGAGTCTGTCCATCGATCAGCCTCAGCTCGCTACTCCTCCGGTCATCCTTAAGTCGAATGCCACATCGCATTAA